One window from the genome of Pyxicephalus adspersus chromosome 6, UCB_Pads_2.0, whole genome shotgun sequence encodes:
- the LOC140333606 gene encoding aldehyde dehydrogenase family 3 member B3-like — MDNTNSSPSPARWFRVLRRTVAVESQTRKSSTSSLCEETLRKCKEAFSSGKTKTCTFRIQQLQAILEMLDSHEKEFVTALEKDMHKPRFETVLSEITTVRNEAIYAINNLEKWMKPEPVQTSMTSFLDSCYIQKEPVGVVLIIAGWSLPVQLCLIPMIGAVAAGNCVMIKPSETCHHTANLLHMLLPNYMDNSFFHVLAVGHGDLMEILENKFDHIFFIGDRLTGKQVMQAAAKHITPVSMILGGKNPCYVDKSCDLTTAAHRIAWARFMNAGQNSLAPEYVLCHPDLRDPLIKELKFCVHEFYGMNPQESQHYGRIASNEHYKKVKEFLTCGTVVFGGQTDDHERYIAPTVLTDVKETDAIMQQEILGPVLPILTVEALEEAIHFINRRDRPLAVYVYSNSQRVISEVLQKTSSGSFCSNDSMIQCLYTRLPCGGIGNSGVGIYGGKFSFDTFSHSRACLLRNTAVECVTYLRYPPYAEKQLHLMQWAITLSRTNSWCNIL, encoded by the exons ATGGATAACACAAATTCTTCTCCCTCTCCCGCCCGCTGGTTTCGGGTTTTAAGACG GACAGTAGCTGTCGAAAGTCAAACAAGGAAATCCTCTACCTCATCCTTATGTGAAGAAACTCTGCGAAAATGTAAAGAAGCATTTTCTTCAGGGAAAACCAAGACTTGTACATTTAGAATTCAACAGCTCCAAGCCATACTGGAGATGCTGGACAGCCATGAAAAGGAGTTTGTAACAGCCCTGGAAAAAGATATGCATAAG CCCAGGTTTGAAACAGTTTTATCAGAAATCACAACTGTAAGAAATGAGGCCATTTATGCtataaataatttggaaaaatggATGAAACCGGAGCCAGTGCAAACGAGTATG acttCCTTCCTAGACAGCTGCTACATACAAAAGGAGCCAGTAGGTGTTGTCTTGATTATTGCTGGATGGAGTTTACCAGTGCAGCTTTGCCTTATACCTATGATTGGTGCAGTGGCTGCAG gcAACTGTGTGATGATAAAACCTTCAGAAACATGTCACCATACGGCAAATTTGCTGCACATGCTCCTCCCAAATTACATGGACAAT AGCTTTTTCCACGTGCTTGCTGTAGGACATGGGGATCTGATGGAAATTCTAGAGAACAAGTTTGACCATATCTTCTTTATAG GTGACCGTTTGACAGGCAAGCAGGTGATGCAGGCAGCAGCTAAACATATTACACCTGTTTCTATGATACTTGGAGGGAAGAATCCCTGCTATGTGGACAAATCATGCGATCTAACTACGGCTGCCCATAGGATTGCATGGGCTCGATTTATGAATGCTGGTCAGAATTCACTGGCACCAGAATATGTTCTTTGTCATCCAGATTTAAGGGACCCTCTGATTAAAGAACTTAAATTCTGTGTCCATGAATTTTATGGCATGAACCCACAAGAGTCTCAGCATTATGGGCGCATAGCAAGTAATGAACACTACAAAAAAGTCAAGGAATTTCTGACCTGTGGCACGGTAGTCTTTGGAGGGCAGACTGATGACCATGAACGCTATATAG CCCCTACAGTGCTGACAGATGTGAAAGAAACTGATGCCATTATGCAACAAGAAATCCTGGGACCAGTTCTACCAATCCTAACGGTAGAAGCACTGGAAGAAGCTATACACTTCATAAACAGAAGAGACCGACCTTTAGCAGTTTATGTCTACTCTAACAGCCAAAGG GTTATTTCAGAAGTTCTGCAGAAAACATCTAGTGGAAGCTTTTGTTCAAATGACAGCATGATTCAATGTCTGTATACAAGGTTGCCATGTGGTGGGatag gaAATAGTGGAGTAGGAATATATGGCGGTAAGTTCAGCTTTGATACCTTCTCACACAGTCGTGCCTGCCTCCTGCGCAACACTGCAGTTGAGTGTGTTACTTACCTCCGCTATCCTCCCTATGCTGAGAAACAGCTCCATCTCATGCAGTGGGCCATCACACTCTCCAGAACAAACAGCTGGTGcaacattttgtaa